One Penaeus monodon isolate SGIC_2016 chromosome 34, NSTDA_Pmon_1, whole genome shotgun sequence DNA segment encodes these proteins:
- the LOC119594568 gene encoding uncharacterized protein LOC119594568 → MIERTNRVVKDALAMLAEKEPRRWPKYLFTVRLGLNSSIHRSTNEQPLFLLLGRHMHFPLTNTNLIEFDHVEASEFQESMRKARDLVTETAKRAQETWARQYNKGSRVTFSPTIGSLVMRRIPPSVRDGPLGSRWVGPCRIVRKLGPVAFLLEDMMPPNTQRRAHANDLKPYVPPLELDFGPDDPEPEDEPVATTSISMGKTTP, encoded by the coding sequence ATGATAGAGCGAACCAATCGCGTGGTGAAGGATGCTTTGGCTATGCTTGCTGAGAAAGAACCCCGCCGTTGGCCCAAATATCTCTTCACTGTGCGTCTGGGCCTCAACTCTTCCATCCATCGGTCTACGAATGAACAgcctcttttcttattattaggcCGACACATGCACTTTCCATTAACAAACACTAACCTAATAGAGTTTGACCATGTTGAAGCCTCTGAATTTCAGGAGAGTATGAGAAAGGCAAGAGATTTGGTAACAGAAACAGCTAAGCGTGCACAGGAAACATGGGCCAGGCAGTATAACAAGGGGTCTAGAGTCACTTTCTCTCCAACTATAGGATCCCTAGTAATGAGACGAATTCCTCCATCTGTCAGGGATGGGCCTCTTGGTTCCCGCTGGGTTGGGCCTTGCCGCATTGTTAGAAAACTAGGGCCAGTAGCTTTCCTGCTAGAGGATATGATGCCGCCTAACACGCAACGCCGTGCTCACGCAAATGATTTGAAACCATATGTCCCTCCTTTAGAGCTTGACTTCGGACCTGACGATCCCGAGCCCGAAGACGAGCCTGTTGCCACAACATCCATATCTATGGGGAAGACTACTCCCTGA